From Pseudoalteromonas rubra, one genomic window encodes:
- a CDS encoding DUF2726 domain-containing protein yields the protein MELTLLSILALVVIASIVISKYTDNGGNPYPFNRKESVFTTVEASFLQLLERSVGDKFKVVSRVKLIEIIECKPGLSKKARRAAITKAQNKQLDYVLVDKETLNIVAAVDLVNNANKNGHKAQKDWFVSGALESAGIPHIRMKVKSGYKSAEVRAAILFKLGKKPEPQGKPRNRNYKPAVLSPSQAKAAATQLAEI from the coding sequence ATGGAACTAACATTATTATCTATTCTGGCGCTGGTCGTTATTGCTTCCATTGTTATTTCAAAATATACGGATAACGGCGGGAACCCCTACCCGTTTAACCGAAAAGAGTCTGTATTCACAACTGTCGAAGCCTCCTTCTTACAACTGCTAGAGCGCTCAGTCGGTGACAAGTTCAAGGTTGTTAGTCGGGTTAAGCTGATTGAAATCATCGAGTGTAAACCAGGCCTCTCTAAAAAGGCACGCCGGGCTGCCATCACCAAAGCACAAAATAAGCAGCTCGATTATGTACTGGTTGACAAAGAAACGCTCAATATTGTCGCTGCCGTTGACCTGGTTAACAACGCCAATAAAAACGGCCACAAAGCGCAAAAAGACTGGTTCGTCAGTGGTGCGCTGGAATCAGCCGGGATCCCACATATTCGAATGAAGGTAAAAAGTGGTTATAAAAGCGCTGAAGTGCGGGCTGCCATTCTGTTTAAACTAGGCAAGAAGCCAGAGCCACAGGGCAAGCCACGCAATCGCAATTACAAACCTGCGGTACTTTCGCCGTCTCAGGCCAAGGCCGCGGCAACCCAACTGGCAGAAATTTAG
- the mtnN gene encoding 5'-methylthioadenosine/S-adenosylhomocysteine nucleosidase: MKVGIIGAMEQEVTILRDAMNNTQTATKGGFTFYHGELGGHEVTLVQSGIGKVAATVATTLLIDNYSPDCVINTGSAGGFDPELNVGDVVISSEVRHHDVDVTAFGYELGQVPQMPAGFSAHSALVEAAQQSVGELTDIQTKVGQICTGDSFMCDPVRIDKTRQDFPHMLAVEMEGAAIAQACHVLHTPFVVIRSLSDIAGKESPQSFDAYLEVASVNSSKLVTALLAKLDQVSL; the protein is encoded by the coding sequence ATGAAAGTAGGTATTATTGGCGCGATGGAACAGGAAGTCACGATCCTGCGTGACGCAATGAACAATACACAAACCGCAACCAAAGGCGGTTTCACCTTTTATCATGGTGAACTGGGTGGTCACGAAGTCACTCTGGTTCAGTCTGGTATTGGCAAAGTGGCTGCAACAGTGGCAACAACGCTGCTTATCGACAACTACAGCCCTGACTGTGTTATAAATACCGGTTCAGCAGGCGGCTTTGATCCTGAATTGAACGTCGGCGACGTCGTGATCTCGTCTGAAGTAAGACATCATGATGTTGACGTCACTGCATTCGGCTATGAACTGGGTCAGGTACCGCAAATGCCAGCTGGATTTAGCGCGCACTCTGCGCTGGTTGAAGCCGCTCAGCAAAGTGTCGGTGAACTGACTGACATTCAGACAAAAGTGGGTCAGATCTGTACCGGTGATTCATTCATGTGCGATCCAGTGCGCATCGACAAGACGCGTCAGGACTTCCCACACATGCTGGCGGTTGAAATGGAAGGTGCCGCGATTGCTCAGGCCTGTCATGTTTTACACACTCCATTCGTTGTGATCCGCTCACTGTCGGACATCGCCGGCAAAGAATCGCCGCAATCATTCGACGCCTACCTGGAAGTTGCCTCAGTAAACTCTTCTAAGCTGGTTACTGCCCTGTTGGCAAAGCTGGATCAGGTTTCGCTGTAA
- a CDS encoding cobalamin biosynthesis protein CobD/CbiB, producing the protein MLTEHLQAHMGLLIFLLATLSAIGFRTSSLYHPNVVMTLLFTNLAQKVYRPKAPNRYQWLSGSLAFILPMLTILLILAALGYLSFYPQWLGGLVLFFCLDIQHERRAKRIAILLKQQQKAAARQLLGAMVNRDVEKLSLMGICKACLDSLALRGMRHFYLVMVFYLIGGPLLALSYKLMLLCDHAWRSKMRPDTAFIKPLQLSLAILEWLPVRLFVLMMALTQNLGKTLHYLKHYGQFYRPASSGWILALFAASLNTQLAGPRFYQQQRFDNMRIGSDRPPEPESISLMLKLLATMRWFFLCALCLCWLTINILTH; encoded by the coding sequence GTGTTAACTGAACATTTGCAAGCCCACATGGGCTTGCTGATTTTTCTGCTGGCAACACTCAGCGCGATAGGATTCAGAACCTCCAGCCTGTATCACCCCAATGTCGTCATGACGCTGTTGTTTACTAACCTGGCCCAAAAAGTTTATCGCCCTAAGGCGCCCAATCGCTATCAATGGCTATCCGGTAGCCTGGCATTTATCCTGCCAATGCTGACTATCCTGCTTATTCTGGCCGCTCTGGGCTATTTGTCTTTCTATCCCCAGTGGCTGGGTGGCCTGGTGTTATTTTTCTGTCTCGATATTCAACATGAACGGCGTGCCAAACGGATTGCGATTCTGCTTAAACAACAACAAAAAGCAGCCGCACGCCAGTTACTTGGCGCTATGGTAAACCGGGATGTCGAAAAACTGTCATTGATGGGCATCTGTAAGGCATGCCTGGACAGCCTGGCATTACGGGGCATGCGGCATTTCTATCTGGTGATGGTGTTCTATCTGATCGGCGGCCCTCTGCTGGCATTGAGCTATAAATTGATGTTGCTCTGCGATCACGCCTGGCGCAGTAAAATGCGACCAGACACAGCGTTTATTAAACCGCTACAACTGAGCCTGGCAATTTTAGAATGGTTACCCGTCAGGCTGTTCGTTTTAATGATGGCGCTGACACAAAACCTCGGGAAAACACTCCACTACCTAAAACACTATGGCCAATTCTACCGTCCAGCCAGCTCAGGTTGGATCCTGGCCTTGTTCGCAGCCAGTCTCAATACCCAGCTAGCCGGGCCACGTTTTTATCAGCAGCAGCGATTTGACAATATGCGCATTGGCAGCGACAGACCACCCGAACCGGAAAGCATAAGCCTGATGCTCAAGTTATTGGCAACCATGCGCTGGTTCTTCCTCTGTGCACTGTGTCTGTGCTGGCTAACTATCAATATTCTCACGCATTAA
- the tyrS gene encoding tyrosine--tRNA ligase: MDIDTALAEIKRGAEEILIEEDLKERLKSGKKLRIKAGFDPTAPDLHLGHTVLINKLKTFQDLGHEVIFLIGDFTGMIGDPTGKNVTRKPLTREDVLANAETYKEQVFKILDPAKTTVAFNSEWMEKLGSAGMIKLAARQTVARMLERDDFKKRYAGGQSIAIHEFLYPLVQGWDSVALEADVELGGTDQRFNLLMGRELQKEEGQKPQTVLMMPLLEGTDGVQKMSKSLGNYIGITDAPNDMFGKVMSISDELMWRYYELLSAKSLAEIAGLKEEVAGGRNPRDIKIEFAKEMIARFHSEADAEAAHQDFIKRFQKNALPDDIPEVTITIAEPATFITNVLKEAGLVASTSEAMRMIKQGAVKLNGEEKVTDSKLSVEKGSTAIYQVGKRKFAKITVE; encoded by the coding sequence GTGGACATAGATACGGCATTGGCAGAGATTAAGCGCGGTGCTGAAGAAATTCTGATTGAAGAAGATTTAAAAGAAAGGCTGAAGTCTGGTAAAAAATTGCGGATCAAAGCGGGTTTCGATCCAACAGCCCCGGATTTGCACTTGGGCCATACGGTCCTTATCAACAAGCTAAAAACTTTCCAAGACTTAGGACATGAGGTTATTTTCCTGATCGGTGATTTCACCGGCATGATTGGTGACCCTACGGGTAAAAATGTCACTCGTAAACCGCTGACTCGTGAAGATGTACTGGCTAATGCTGAAACCTATAAAGAGCAAGTGTTTAAAATCCTGGATCCGGCAAAAACCACTGTGGCGTTCAATTCTGAATGGATGGAAAAATTAGGCAGTGCGGGCATGATTAAGCTTGCAGCGCGTCAAACGGTTGCGCGTATGCTTGAACGTGATGATTTCAAAAAACGTTATGCGGGTGGTCAGTCAATTGCTATTCATGAATTCCTCTACCCGTTGGTACAGGGCTGGGATTCTGTGGCACTGGAAGCGGATGTCGAACTCGGTGGTACCGATCAGCGCTTTAACCTGTTAATGGGCAGGGAATTACAAAAAGAAGAAGGTCAGAAGCCGCAAACCGTGCTGATGATGCCGTTGCTGGAAGGCACCGATGGCGTGCAGAAGATGTCTAAGTCACTGGGTAACTATATTGGTATCACAGATGCGCCAAATGACATGTTTGGTAAAGTGATGTCGATTTCTGACGAATTGATGTGGCGTTACTACGAATTGCTGAGCGCTAAGTCACTGGCAGAGATTGCAGGCCTTAAAGAAGAAGTGGCTGGTGGCCGTAATCCACGAGACATTAAAATTGAGTTTGCAAAAGAAATGATCGCACGTTTCCACAGCGAAGCGGATGCCGAAGCAGCGCATCAGGATTTCATTAAGCGTTTCCAGAAAAATGCCCTGCCTGATGATATTCCAGAGGTAACCATCACCATTGCTGAGCCTGCGACTTTCATTACTAATGTACTAAAAGAAGCGGGCTTGGTTGCCAGCACTTCAGAAGCGATGCGTATGATTAAGCAAGGCGCGGTTAAGCTCAATGGTGAAGAGAAAGTCACCGACTCTAAGCTGAGCGTTGAAAAAGGCTCTACAGCGATTTACCAGGTAGGTAAACGCAAGTTCGCCAAAATCACTGTTGAATAA
- a CDS encoding peptidoglycan DD-metalloendopeptidase family protein, which yields MVHAVHKLPKKHKLLILGLLSAMVAIALIPSEKATASRDHDKDALEVGKRYELPLNVDEQQPQLTELSEAPEIIEQPQALDAPQYDFVDHQVRNGDSLAVIFKRAGFSAQTLHKLVNTNAETRKLTKIHPGEVLSFASNEQGELLQLKYVLSKTDTLLVSRNEEGNYATRIESKEIETVEKSAGGEIKSSFWTAGITAGLSERQIMNFAHIFGWDVDFANDIRKGDQFSLIYESHFVDGEEIGTGKIIAAEFINQGERYTAVRHSDGDFYTPEGRSMKKAFLRAPVDFKYISSNFNPRRLHPVTGRVSAHRGIDYAARVGTPVVSAGNGKVIKSGFNRLNGNYVFIQHGSQYVTKYLHLHKRHVKKGQKVKQGQKIGTVGATGRVTGAHLHYEFLVDGVHRNPRTVKLPKSQPLPAAELATFKPLAQQMLAKLERNRELMLALNN from the coding sequence ATGGTACATGCAGTGCACAAACTCCCAAAAAAACACAAGTTGCTGATCCTGGGCTTGCTGTCAGCAATGGTCGCTATTGCACTCATTCCGTCTGAGAAGGCAACAGCCTCCCGAGATCACGACAAAGACGCGCTCGAAGTCGGCAAGCGCTATGAGCTTCCATTGAATGTTGATGAGCAACAACCTCAACTGACAGAGCTCAGTGAAGCGCCCGAAATCATTGAACAGCCGCAGGCTCTTGACGCCCCCCAGTATGACTTCGTCGATCACCAAGTTCGCAATGGTGACAGCCTGGCGGTGATATTTAAACGCGCCGGCTTTTCAGCACAAACGCTGCATAAACTCGTCAATACCAACGCTGAAACACGTAAACTCACTAAGATCCATCCAGGTGAAGTGCTGAGCTTTGCCAGTAATGAACAGGGTGAACTGTTGCAGCTAAAATATGTACTTTCGAAAACAGATACGTTACTTGTCAGCCGCAATGAGGAAGGCAACTACGCCACGCGGATTGAAAGTAAAGAAATAGAAACAGTCGAAAAGTCAGCCGGCGGCGAGATCAAGTCCAGCTTTTGGACAGCAGGTATTACCGCAGGCTTGTCTGAGCGTCAGATCATGAACTTTGCCCACATCTTTGGCTGGGATGTCGACTTTGCCAACGATATTCGCAAAGGCGATCAGTTCTCTTTGATCTATGAATCACATTTTGTAGACGGTGAAGAAATAGGTACTGGCAAAATCATCGCTGCTGAGTTTATCAATCAGGGAGAACGTTATACTGCGGTACGTCACTCCGATGGTGACTTCTACACCCCTGAAGGCCGCAGCATGAAAAAGGCCTTCCTGCGTGCACCGGTTGATTTCAAGTATATTAGCTCCAACTTTAATCCACGCCGTCTGCACCCTGTCACGGGCCGTGTGTCGGCACACCGCGGCATAGATTACGCGGCCAGAGTCGGCACCCCTGTGGTATCCGCCGGTAATGGTAAAGTCATTAAATCGGGCTTTAACCGCCTTAATGGTAATTATGTATTTATACAGCACGGCAGTCAGTATGTGACTAAGTACCTGCATCTGCATAAGCGCCATGTCAAAAAAGGTCAGAAGGTCAAACAGGGCCAGAAAATTGGTACAGTTGGTGCAACGGGCCGCGTAACCGGTGCTCATCTGCATTATGAGTTTCTGGTAGATGGTGTGCACCGTAACCCGCGTACGGTCAAGCTGCCTAAGTCACAACCATTACCAGCAGCTGAACTCGCCACCTTTAAACCGCTTGCACAGCAAATGCTCGCCAAGCTGGAACGTAATCGCGAGCTGATGCTGGCATTGAATAATTAA
- the radA gene encoding DNA repair protein RadA, whose amino-acid sequence MGKKKTAFVCSDCGAEFARWQGQCSECKAWNTITEFRVPSVKAAPRAGTMAGYAGVVEAKVQTLDEVNLESLPRFSTGFKEFDRVLGGGVVPGSAILIGGEPGAGKSTLLLQTMCLLAESMPTLYVTGEESLQQVAMRAKRLGLPTNKLRTLAETNVESICQLALREKPAIMVIDSIQVMHMSDVQSAPGSVSQVRESAAYLTRFAKQNQVAIIMVGHVTKDGSLAGPKVLEHCIDCSILLEGSSDSRFRTLRGNKNRFGAVNELGVFAMTGQGLKEVSNPSAIFLNRGEEQTPGSLVMVIWEGTRPLLVEVQALVDYSQLANPRRVTVGLEQNRLAMLLAVLHRHGGLQVADQDVFVNVVGGVKVSETSADLALIAALVSSFKNHALERQMVVFGEVGLGGEIRPVPSGQERLREAAKHGFKRAIVPIANKPKDAIEGMEVVAVASLSDALEALF is encoded by the coding sequence ATGGGAAAAAAGAAAACCGCATTTGTCTGTAGTGATTGTGGAGCGGAATTTGCTCGATGGCAAGGGCAATGTTCTGAATGTAAAGCCTGGAATACAATTACTGAGTTCAGGGTGCCATCTGTCAAAGCGGCACCACGTGCTGGAACGATGGCTGGATACGCCGGTGTTGTCGAAGCTAAGGTCCAGACATTGGATGAAGTTAACCTCGAGTCTTTGCCAAGATTTTCTACTGGATTCAAAGAGTTCGACCGCGTTTTAGGTGGTGGTGTCGTGCCGGGCAGTGCCATCTTGATAGGTGGTGAACCGGGGGCTGGTAAGAGTACTTTGCTGTTGCAGACCATGTGTTTGCTGGCCGAGTCCATGCCGACTTTATATGTAACGGGTGAGGAATCTTTGCAGCAAGTGGCGATGCGTGCAAAACGACTGGGTCTGCCGACTAACAAATTGCGTACATTGGCCGAAACGAATGTGGAAAGCATCTGCCAGCTGGCCTTACGTGAAAAGCCCGCCATTATGGTCATCGACTCGATACAGGTGATGCACATGAGTGATGTTCAGTCGGCGCCCGGGAGTGTGTCTCAGGTGCGTGAGAGCGCCGCTTACCTGACCCGATTCGCTAAGCAAAATCAGGTTGCCATTATTATGGTAGGCCACGTGACTAAAGATGGTTCCCTGGCGGGTCCTAAGGTACTGGAACATTGTATTGATTGTTCTATTCTACTGGAAGGCAGCAGTGACAGCCGTTTCAGAACGCTGCGTGGCAACAAAAACCGCTTTGGTGCAGTCAACGAGCTTGGTGTATTCGCTATGACAGGCCAGGGCCTGAAAGAGGTGAGTAACCCATCTGCTATTTTCCTCAATCGTGGTGAGGAGCAAACGCCCGGCTCTTTGGTGATGGTCATCTGGGAAGGCACCCGGCCGCTGCTGGTCGAGGTTCAGGCGCTGGTGGACTACTCTCAACTGGCCAACCCACGTCGTGTCACTGTCGGTCTGGAGCAAAATCGTCTGGCCATGCTGCTTGCGGTGTTACACCGTCATGGTGGATTGCAGGTAGCCGATCAGGATGTTTTTGTTAATGTTGTCGGCGGCGTCAAGGTATCCGAAACCAGCGCCGATTTAGCGTTAATTGCTGCTTTGGTCTCTAGTTTCAAAAATCATGCTTTGGAACGCCAGATGGTGGTGTTTGGAGAAGTCGGGTTGGGAGGAGAGATCCGTCCGGTACCCAGCGGCCAGGAAAGACTGCGCGAAGCGGCGAAACATGGCTTCAAACGTGCTATTGTACCTATCGCGAATAAACCGAAGGACGCCATTGAGGGAATGGAAGTGGTTGCCGTTGCCAGCCTCAGTGATGCGCTCGAAGCCTTGTTTTAA
- a CDS encoding PilZ domain-containing protein, protein MAEDKLQQYQDLIDELKIDLGDPNFDFIFKQKTAQLSKPDQFLLKMEMTRLSQPVARFIDLRGQVSGQVKPYEHDGKQHFMDDVAIRVFEQEVARYGGYTLAVYEAVMNTDNNFKVMQKQAAQQQEEDTPGLDLSQLTQYIRFASYESRIEERMNYSIKITVEFGNQRIANASTSDISLSGAKIKLAPNYHLHKGDLVSLRLVGLEQDFELGLKSGIQYEVVAVDPVSSEYNHVRLKRTFVENNSGFDDFLQSFIHGNKRRYKINLDNTMDAVVCKGYEQYYLPRVNSLFVFFSQAKTMLYPSLVLTNENNAHINYYFEDERKTSSLYSVFNQQRLDMLLLRPEPVKEAYCYTFTHGKNGKIYFYSAFDWELKKSAELRDLFMGFGSQKDSWRIFKVQLMPSHHEDAFIPLSLPSSAGKNVEKLNKRPTPRVQGLIENVKYLMTLSDITTEQQTAYYQALNYPKEQVNLIKQFGHGKAKVPPPLEVVALEYINLRSHKRYLYKTAATVNQEDGLALHGHTRDFSVMGLQVALEEPATLQKGDIVHLDLPELQKITKQHNLTKLRYEVMAVNKAKTVINLKVNILSNVQHTAITFFKVLIESNKNKLQPCEEAPRIPGLSHALRNMVTKSICQFPLYLHKSSAHFKIGAVAQGLYPTALHKVLLSQVYHHNHQEYVQSEGLLPGEFIGDYLGERLRKQSRQDKPLQYTVFLRFDPQATELKEALKSQCVAAGESLDPLFLFIKRALKKELLFVFHLYISKTGRPDMDYLANELRYVSHYAIHKAKGLEEALWNVAGVCDLIDVTEQLLSTLDVQPNQLAAMTERKLTWLAAQPG, encoded by the coding sequence ATGGCTGAAGATAAATTACAACAATACCAAGACTTAATAGATGAATTAAAGATTGATCTCGGCGATCCAAATTTTGACTTTATCTTCAAGCAAAAAACGGCGCAACTCAGTAAGCCTGACCAGTTCCTGCTGAAGATGGAAATGACCCGGCTATCTCAGCCCGTAGCACGCTTTATCGACCTGCGTGGCCAGGTGTCCGGGCAGGTAAAACCCTATGAGCATGACGGGAAGCAGCATTTTATGGACGATGTTGCAATCCGGGTATTTGAGCAAGAAGTCGCACGTTATGGCGGGTATACCTTAGCCGTTTACGAAGCGGTTATGAACACCGACAATAACTTTAAGGTCATGCAAAAGCAGGCGGCCCAGCAGCAAGAAGAAGATACGCCCGGGCTGGACCTCTCTCAGTTAACTCAGTACATCCGCTTTGCTTCATACGAGAGTCGTATAGAAGAGCGGATGAATTACTCAATCAAGATCACGGTAGAATTTGGCAATCAGCGCATCGCCAATGCCAGTACGTCAGATATATCCCTCAGTGGCGCGAAAATAAAGCTGGCCCCAAACTACCACTTACACAAAGGTGATTTAGTTTCGCTGCGGCTGGTCGGTCTTGAGCAGGATTTTGAACTGGGCCTGAAAAGTGGGATCCAGTATGAAGTGGTCGCCGTTGATCCAGTCTCCAGTGAGTATAACCACGTTCGCCTCAAGCGTACTTTTGTAGAAAACAACAGTGGGTTTGATGACTTTTTACAGAGTTTTATCCATGGTAATAAACGTCGCTACAAGATCAACCTGGATAACACCATGGATGCCGTCGTGTGTAAGGGATATGAGCAATATTACCTGCCCCGTGTTAATTCACTGTTCGTGTTTTTTAGCCAGGCTAAAACTATGCTCTACCCGAGCCTGGTACTCACGAATGAAAACAACGCACACATTAACTATTACTTTGAAGATGAGAGAAAAACTTCTTCGCTCTACAGTGTGTTCAATCAGCAACGCCTTGATATGTTATTGCTTCGCCCAGAGCCGGTGAAAGAAGCCTACTGTTACACATTCACCCATGGCAAGAATGGCAAAATTTATTTTTATTCAGCATTCGACTGGGAACTTAAAAAGTCCGCCGAATTACGTGATCTTTTTATGGGCTTTGGCAGTCAAAAAGACAGCTGGCGGATCTTTAAAGTTCAGCTGATGCCCAGCCACCATGAAGACGCCTTTATACCGCTTTCTTTGCCCTCCAGCGCTGGCAAGAATGTTGAGAAGCTCAACAAACGCCCAACCCCACGGGTGCAGGGACTGATTGAAAACGTGAAATATCTGATGACGCTCAGCGATATTACCACCGAGCAGCAAACAGCATATTATCAGGCGCTGAACTATCCAAAAGAGCAAGTTAATCTCATCAAGCAATTCGGTCATGGCAAAGCCAAAGTACCTCCCCCACTAGAAGTCGTCGCACTTGAGTATATCAACCTGCGCTCACACAAACGCTATCTGTATAAGACCGCAGCGACGGTCAACCAAGAGGATGGCCTGGCGCTGCATGGTCATACCCGGGATTTCTCAGTCATGGGCCTGCAAGTCGCACTTGAAGAACCAGCGACACTGCAAAAAGGTGATATTGTGCATCTCGACCTGCCCGAGCTGCAAAAAATCACCAAGCAACACAATCTGACCAAGCTCAGGTATGAGGTCATGGCTGTCAACAAAGCAAAAACCGTCATTAATCTGAAGGTCAATATTCTCAGCAACGTGCAGCATACTGCCATCACTTTTTTTAAGGTCCTGATCGAGAGCAATAAAAACAAGCTTCAGCCATGTGAAGAAGCCCCGAGGATCCCCGGTTTATCGCACGCACTGCGCAACATGGTCACTAAGAGCATTTGTCAGTTTCCTTTATATCTGCACAAATCTTCGGCCCATTTTAAAATTGGCGCTGTTGCTCAGGGGCTCTACCCGACAGCGCTACACAAAGTGTTACTCAGTCAGGTATATCACCATAATCATCAGGAGTATGTCCAGAGCGAAGGGTTACTGCCGGGCGAGTTTATTGGTGACTATCTGGGTGAGCGTTTACGCAAGCAATCACGTCAGGATAAACCCCTACAATATACGGTGTTCCTGCGTTTTGATCCTCAGGCTACGGAACTAAAAGAAGCACTGAAAAGCCAATGTGTCGCGGCTGGTGAGTCTCTGGATCCGCTGTTTTTATTCATCAAACGGGCGCTTAAAAAAGAGTTACTGTTTGTATTTCATCTGTATATCTCCAAAACAGGCCGCCCTGATATGGATTACCTGGCCAACGAGCTGAGATATGTCAGCCACTATGCCATTCACAAAGCCAAAGGCCTGGAAGAAGCACTGTGGAATGTGGCTGGGGTATGCGATCTGATAGATGTGACAGAACAGCTCCTGTCCACACTGGATGTTCAGCCAAATCAGCTGGCGGCAATGACTGAGCGTAAACTCACCTGGTTAGCTGCTCAGCCCGGCTAA
- the ampE gene encoding beta-lactamase regulator AmpE has protein sequence MMLISIIIALVIERLGARSEHWQIDFYMGKYLTWSKHQLRNKGGFGSDPGVMIWLILPTVLVAMVYHLSDFIIFQLVLNVLILLVCFGCGRYRRLYKGYLNALTRGDSEAVTLYALQMGQERTESERNGETFGQTLVWINFQHYCAVMFWFVVLGAPGAVLYATVRYLVITLTERQEDDLPEQVALLRGTLGEQTQRFSRLLFWIDWLPARVASFGYLIIGNFTKGTGCWLKYLLDFDTPNRRVVSDIALAAEQIEQQFFGCTYEATCMMRLVKRNILFFLVLTALLTLFGGLS, from the coding sequence ATGATGTTAATTTCTATCATAATTGCTTTAGTTATTGAGCGCCTTGGTGCCCGCTCAGAACATTGGCAGATTGACTTCTATATGGGCAAGTATCTGACATGGAGCAAACATCAGCTTCGTAACAAGGGGGGTTTCGGTTCTGATCCTGGCGTGATGATTTGGCTGATACTGCCCACTGTGCTGGTTGCCATGGTGTACCACCTTTCTGACTTTATTATCTTTCAGTTGGTACTCAATGTGCTGATCTTACTGGTGTGTTTTGGCTGTGGGCGTTACCGTCGCTTATATAAAGGCTACCTTAACGCATTGACGCGGGGGGATTCCGAAGCGGTGACACTGTATGCGCTGCAAATGGGACAGGAGCGGACTGAATCAGAGCGAAATGGTGAAACTTTCGGGCAGACGCTGGTATGGATTAATTTTCAGCACTATTGTGCGGTGATGTTCTGGTTTGTCGTACTGGGCGCACCGGGTGCGGTGCTGTATGCAACGGTGAGATATCTGGTTATAACGCTCACAGAACGTCAGGAAGACGACTTGCCTGAGCAGGTTGCGTTGTTGCGCGGAACATTGGGAGAGCAAACACAGCGGTTTTCCAGGCTACTGTTCTGGATAGATTGGTTGCCGGCCAGAGTTGCCAGCTTTGGTTATTTGATCATCGGTAATTTCACCAAAGGCACTGGCTGTTGGCTCAAATACTTACTGGACTTTGACACCCCCAACAGGCGTGTGGTGAGTGATATTGCACTGGCTGCTGAGCAAATAGAGCAGCAATTTTTTGGTTGTACTTATGAAGCAACCTGCATGATGCGCTTGGTTAAACGTAATATCTTATTCTTTTTGGTCCTGACAGCACTACTGACTTTGTTTGGTGGTCTGAGCTAA
- the ampD gene encoding 1,6-anhydro-N-acetylmuramyl-L-alanine amidase AmpD: MKVNWLPGAHQRHSPHYNERPIGCVPSLLVVHCISLPAGQYGGTYIDDLFMGSLDCQAHPSFDSLQGVRVSAHCLIRRDGVVIQYVPFDKRAWHAGVSEFAGRDNCNDFSIGVELEGTDTTSYTEAQYQALAELTLWLQQQFPQLTGERIVGHSDIAPGRKHDPGVAFDWDKYFALLR; this comes from the coding sequence ATGAAGGTAAATTGGCTACCCGGTGCACATCAACGGCACTCGCCCCATTATAACGAACGCCCGATAGGGTGTGTTCCCTCACTACTGGTGGTGCATTGTATATCCTTGCCAGCGGGGCAATACGGTGGCACCTATATAGATGATCTGTTTATGGGCTCGCTGGATTGTCAGGCTCATCCCAGTTTTGACTCCCTGCAAGGGGTGCGGGTATCGGCCCATTGCCTGATCCGTCGGGACGGAGTGGTCATTCAATATGTGCCATTTGATAAACGTGCCTGGCATGCCGGTGTATCTGAGTTCGCAGGACGCGACAACTGCAATGACTTCAGTATCGGAGTGGAGCTGGAAGGGACTGATACGACGTCGTACACTGAAGCACAATATCAGGCCTTGGCTGAGCTCACGCTATGGTTACAGCAACAATTCCCTCAGCTGACCGGGGAACGCATTGTCGGACACAGTGATATTGCACCTGGTCGTAAACACGATCCAGGCGTAGCGTTCGACTGGGACAAGTATTTCGCATTGTTAAGATAA